From a region of the Pseudomonadota bacterium genome:
- a CDS encoding tetratricopeptide repeat protein: MKTNEITGLAIGEARNANKSNLFLFFQSAIDIVVIFLPTLLIYLNAFRGSFQFDDYNVIVFSPVIHSWAAWWADASRGIRPFLKFTYTMNWTSGMGLFGFHLFNIIIHAVNAVLIYALTRKFLENQSQFALHVQRSIAILAALLFGLHPIQTEAVTYISGRSVSLMSAFYLGSLLVYVYGRIGNRKLFLYVLSPLFFILSVATKEVAVTLPLALLLWEITDRLQPFSFRSIIKRQGVHWLLFLLLLLILITHARYGKLLAFSFELRGFYANLLSQIHGVTYLLSRLFLLTGLNIDPDLPVIATWSLPVILEAAFLALFLFVGIITLRRTPWLSFGILWFFLHVMFVNIFVPRNDIINERHFYSGGFGAFLVISAAFGVLFNVYIRNKKIFFVFTFCILLLLGCFTIARNNVYRSEIVLWEDTARKSPQKARVFNNLGYAYCLAGQYDKAKEAYNKALQIDPDFEIVRNNLSWIEKGQ, translated from the coding sequence TTGAAAACAAACGAAATTACGGGCTTAGCCATAGGTGAAGCCCGTAATGCCAATAAATCAAATCTTTTCCTGTTTTTTCAATCTGCAATAGATATTGTTGTTATCTTTCTCCCCACCCTCCTCATCTATCTTAACGCCTTCCGGGGTAGTTTTCAGTTTGATGATTACAACGTGATTGTCTTTAGCCCCGTTATTCATTCCTGGGCAGCATGGTGGGCAGATGCAAGCCGAGGCATCAGACCGTTTCTTAAATTTACCTATACCATGAACTGGACTTCAGGTATGGGACTTTTCGGTTTCCATCTGTTTAATATCATTATTCATGCTGTAAATGCTGTTCTCATATATGCCCTTACACGGAAGTTCCTTGAAAACCAGTCACAGTTTGCATTACATGTGCAGCGCAGCATCGCCATTCTCGCTGCCCTGCTGTTCGGTCTTCACCCTATTCAGACAGAGGCCGTAACATACATCAGCGGCAGATCTGTTTCTCTCATGAGCGCATTCTATCTGGGGAGCCTCCTTGTATATGTCTACGGAAGAATCGGAAACCGCAAGCTTTTTCTGTATGTTCTCTCTCCCCTTTTCTTTATCTTGAGCGTTGCAACAAAAGAAGTGGCTGTCACATTGCCTCTTGCACTTCTTCTCTGGGAGATAACAGACAGGCTGCAGCCCTTCTCTTTTCGCTCCATCATTAAGAGGCAGGGTGTGCACTGGCTGCTGTTCCTTCTTCTGTTACTTATCCTTATTACCCATGCCCGTTATGGAAAGCTCCTCGCGTTCAGCTTTGAACTGCGGGGGTTTTATGCTAATCTTCTAAGCCAGATTCATGGGGTTACGTATCTTTTATCCCGGCTGTTTTTACTTACAGGACTCAATATAGACCCTGATTTGCCCGTAATTGCAACATGGTCATTACCGGTAATCCTTGAAGCTGCCTTCCTGGCGCTTTTTTTGTTTGTCGGAATTATTACATTACGCAGAACACCATGGTTATCCTTCGGTATTCTCTGGTTTTTCCTTCATGTAATGTTTGTCAATATTTTTGTGCCACGTAATGATATTATTAACGAAAGACACTTCTATTCAGGGGGATTCGGAGCTTTTCTCGTTATAAGCGCGGCATTTGGTGTCCTTTTTAATGTATATATTAGAAACAAAAAGATATTTTTTGTATTTACCTTCTGCATATTGTTGCTGCTTGGGTGTTTTACCATTGCACGCAATAATGTGTATCGAAGTGAGATTGTGCTATGGGAGGATACGGCCCGCAAGTCTCCTCAGAAGGCACGAGTCTTCAATAACCTCGGATATGCGTATTGCCTTGCCGGGCAATACGATAAGGCAAAAGAGGCTTACAATAAAGCTTTGCAGATTGACCCCGATTTTGAAATAGTTCGCAACAACCTTTCATGGATCGAAAAAGGACAATAA